Proteins encoded in a region of the Elizabethkingia bruuniana genome:
- a CDS encoding helix-turn-helix domain-containing protein → MKAQSYDDLRKKYENLEENDERALSTVKVLIQKAKKEKNNEELMHAYEDAFYYSPTAENKFIYADSSIAVAKKTMNNDLISRAYLVKGSIYYYNYKKYKSALDEYLKAYEYSKKGNNDYQKNQLIYFLGVVKSYLGYYNDALELFNECIGYFEPRTTGNYHPNEIYNNSRIYLNSLHLAIVCYIHLGNFEKAKFLTEKGLAFINRDKKNEFSLEKAYLLKCRGTLEFQEGQFSKAIQTFNQTIPVMESNNDFAWIAVVDFYIGKSYMGLRKEDEAVEQFKKVDSIFQKHNFIFPELRDNYELLISYYRKHNDHAQELYYTKVLLKADGILTRDFTYLSSKIHREYDTQNLMDIQNKLESQNKWGLGMIILLCIIVSVLVYNVWKYYQNEKKIKTKYKKLEDNLQHHIEPEPSSVPYENISSQSKSTMSEEVYKDLQDKLEKFEKEKQFLEKGVTLNKLAGTFETNSTYLSQFINETKGMNFSRYLGILRINYITQLMYENEKYLNYTIQSLSDECGIASRQNFSDLFQEINGLRPTEFIKKRKKDIDDMKSSTNE, encoded by the coding sequence TTGAAGGCTCAATCATACGATGATTTGAGAAAAAAATATGAAAATTTAGAGGAAAATGATGAAAGAGCACTTAGTACAGTTAAGGTACTAATCCAAAAAGCAAAAAAAGAAAAGAATAATGAAGAATTAATGCATGCCTATGAAGATGCTTTCTATTATTCTCCAACAGCTGAAAATAAATTTATATATGCAGATAGTAGTATTGCGGTAGCAAAGAAAACTATGAATAATGATCTTATTAGTAGGGCATATCTGGTAAAAGGATCTATTTATTATTACAATTATAAAAAATATAAGTCAGCTTTAGACGAATATCTGAAAGCATATGAATACTCTAAAAAAGGAAATAACGATTATCAGAAAAATCAATTAATCTACTTTTTAGGTGTTGTTAAAAGTTATTTAGGTTATTATAATGATGCATTAGAACTCTTTAATGAATGTATTGGATATTTTGAACCAAGAACAACAGGGAATTATCATCCAAATGAAATTTATAATAATAGTAGAATATATCTTAATAGTTTGCATCTTGCTATAGTTTGTTATATCCATCTTGGGAATTTTGAAAAAGCTAAATTTTTAACCGAGAAAGGACTAGCATTTATTAATAGAGATAAGAAAAATGAGTTTTCATTAGAGAAGGCATATCTATTAAAGTGTAGAGGTACTTTAGAATTCCAAGAAGGTCAGTTTAGTAAAGCAATCCAAACTTTTAATCAAACTATTCCTGTAATGGAAAGTAATAATGATTTTGCGTGGATTGCAGTTGTAGATTTCTACATAGGTAAAAGTTATATGGGGCTTCGTAAAGAAGATGAAGCAGTAGAACAGTTTAAAAAAGTAGATTCAATTTTTCAAAAGCACAATTTTATATTTCCGGAATTAAGGGATAATTATGAACTTTTGATTAGCTATTATAGGAAACATAATGATCATGCACAAGAACTATATTATACAAAGGTTCTGTTAAAAGCTGATGGAATTTTAACCAGAGATTTCACCTATTTATCTTCTAAAATACATAGAGAATATGATACGCAGAATCTTATGGATATCCAGAATAAATTGGAGAGTCAAAATAAGTGGGGACTGGGTATGATTATTCTTTTGTGCATAATAGTGAGTGTACTAGTTTATAATGTCTGGAAATACTATCAGAACGAAAAGAAAATTAAAACAAAGTATAAGAAACTTGAAGATAATCTCCAGCATCATATAGAACCAGAACCGTCTTCAGTTCCATATGAGAACATTTCATCTCAGAGTAAATCAACAATGAGTGAAGAAGTTTATAAAGATCTTCAGGATAAATTAGAAAAGTTTGAAAAAGAAAAACAATTCCTCGAAAAAGGAGTTACATTAAATAAACTTGCAGGTACTTTTGAAACAAACAGTACTTACCTTTCTCAATTTATTAATGAGACAAAGGGGATGAACTTTAGTAGATATCTAGGGATCCTGAGAATAAATTATATCACACAACTGATGTATGAAAATGAAAAATATCTCAATTATACAATTCAGAGTTTATCAGATGAATGTGGAATAGCTTCAAGGCAGAATTTTTCCGATTTATTTCAGGAAATTAATGGACTTCGCCCAACTGAATTTATTAAAAAGAGGAAAAAAGATATAGATGATATGAAATCATCTACAAATGAATAA
- a CDS encoding helix-turn-helix domain-containing protein — protein sequence MKDITIPKVIKLFSNLLGVEVENRKLEIPARFGKGYCRGFVFNEHIRMIISNYELYEDLVIENPDIDTTRKMIFFKFQNVFSKSGIPSVMIGTSRLNTDEAISIHSNTATINIEIDAHYLNNLFYTYEQSPILKGLLQNAQPYLFEQILYPSLLETVNDIISENTDEVFELFFLRVKAEELICRLLIELNKRDEKRLYALNIHDIEAIYKIRALIIGDLGVPPVISELSVHAGMSSTKLKRLFSQIFGNSIFSYYQGLRMKEATILLKEKKYSVSEVGYKLGFTNLGHFSRIFKQHIGMNPKQYSMYN from the coding sequence ATGAAAGATATTACGATTCCAAAAGTTATTAAGCTTTTCTCCAATCTGTTGGGAGTAGAAGTAGAAAATAGAAAGTTAGAAATCCCTGCTAGATTTGGTAAGGGATATTGTCGAGGTTTTGTTTTTAATGAACATATCCGAATGATTATTAGTAATTATGAGCTTTATGAAGATTTGGTTATTGAGAATCCGGATATAGATACCACCAGAAAAATGATATTTTTTAAATTTCAGAATGTTTTCTCAAAATCAGGAATCCCTTCTGTTATGATTGGAACCAGTCGATTGAATACTGACGAGGCTATTTCTATTCATTCTAATACTGCTACCATTAATATAGAAATAGATGCTCATTATCTGAATAATTTATTTTACACTTATGAACAGTCCCCTATTTTAAAAGGTTTGCTACAAAATGCACAACCTTATCTTTTTGAACAAATACTTTATCCGTCTTTGCTGGAAACCGTTAATGATATAATTTCAGAAAATACCGATGAGGTCTTTGAGTTATTTTTCTTAAGAGTAAAAGCAGAAGAACTTATTTGCAGGCTATTGATAGAGTTGAATAAACGGGATGAAAAACGACTTTATGCCTTAAACATTCATGATATAGAAGCTATTTATAAGATTAGAGCATTAATCATTGGAGATCTGGGTGTGCCCCCGGTTATTAGTGAATTATCTGTTCATGCAGGAATGAGTTCTACAAAACTGAAACGTTTATTTAGTCAGATATTTGGTAATAGTATTTTTAGCTACTATCAAGGTTTAAGAATGAAAGAAGCTACTATATTATTGAAAGAAAAGAAATATTCGGTTTCGGAAGTAGGGTATAAGTTAGGATTTACCAATCTGGGGCACTTTTCCAGGATATTTAAGCAACACATTGGAATGAATCCCAAACAATATTCTATGTATAACTGA
- a CDS encoding FAD-dependent oxidoreductase — MLLKDKTIAIIGAGPVGLTIAKLLQQKGVNVNIYERDKDSQTRIWGGTLDIHKDSGQKTLKEAGLLEKYFALATPMGATITDEKGNILSVKQVTLDNQYDNPEINRNTLRTMLLDNLTENTVIWDQKCIHTEVSQDKWLLHFENGTYALADFVIEANGGMSKIRKYVTDTLVEDTGTMIIQGDIPQPELNTAEFFRFCNGNRTMTSHQGHLLVVNPYNNNELSYGIILKSPDPQDTNTPNLQDTESIREFLLNKFIHWDGLYKRLLKSTPSFRSLPIRKFPLEKPWKSNRPLPITLIGDAAHLMPPFAGQGVNTGLIDALILSNNLTNGKFESIQSAINDYEKQMFIYASKAQSESCENERLMLQPDFSFQKLIL; from the coding sequence ATGTTACTAAAAGATAAAACAATAGCCATTATTGGAGCCGGTCCGGTAGGGCTAACTATCGCAAAATTATTACAACAAAAAGGAGTTAATGTAAATATTTATGAAAGGGATAAAGATTCCCAAACAAGGATTTGGGGAGGAACCCTCGATATTCATAAAGATTCAGGTCAGAAGACCCTTAAAGAAGCAGGGTTATTAGAGAAATACTTTGCTCTGGCAACACCAATGGGAGCAACAATTACCGATGAGAAAGGAAACATCTTATCTGTAAAACAGGTTACGTTGGATAATCAATATGACAACCCCGAAATTAACCGAAATACACTAAGAACAATGCTATTGGACAATCTAACTGAGAATACTGTTATTTGGGATCAAAAATGTATTCATACTGAAGTAAGCCAAGACAAGTGGTTATTACATTTTGAAAATGGAACCTATGCTCTTGCTGATTTTGTAATTGAAGCAAATGGTGGCATGTCTAAAATAAGAAAGTATGTTACAGATACTCTTGTTGAAGACACTGGAACTATGATTATTCAAGGTGACATCCCACAACCCGAACTAAATACCGCAGAGTTTTTCCGGTTTTGCAACGGAAACAGGACAATGACATCACATCAGGGTCATTTATTGGTTGTAAATCCCTATAATAATAACGAACTATCTTATGGTATAATCTTAAAAAGTCCAGATCCACAGGATACCAATACTCCAAATTTACAGGATACAGAAAGCATCCGCGAATTCCTTTTAAATAAATTTATACATTGGGATGGGCTTTATAAGCGACTATTAAAGTCTACTCCTTCTTTCCGAAGCCTACCCATAAGAAAATTCCCACTCGAAAAACCATGGAAAAGTAACCGCCCACTGCCAATTACCCTTATTGGAGATGCAGCGCATTTAATGCCTCCTTTCGCTGGTCAGGGTGTGAATACAGGACTTATAGATGCTCTTATACTATCTAATAATTTGACGAACGGAAAGTTTGAGTCTATACAATCTGCTATTAACGACTATGAAAAGCAAATGTTCATCTATGCAAGCAAAGCACAATCAGAATCCTGCGAAAATGAAAGATTAATGCTACAACCAGATTTCTCTTTTCAGAAGCTAATCCTGTAA
- a CDS encoding serine hydrolase domain-containing protein, with protein sequence MKSIKILFFSCVSLVLLLFSPRLSAQRIKRLDGSSIHFNQLDHTIKKLMDTAKVTGLSVAVFNKNKPIFIKSYGYADLSAQKKMDTATIYWSCSLSKAVFAYIVLKMVDKGIINLDTPLVQYLKKPLYEYTFTKKTRGYQDIKEDKRYEKITARMCLDHTTGLPNYRGFETDGKLRIKYDPGTKFSYSGEGMYLLQFVLEQITGKDFESIAQEEAFRPLIMKNSSYVWQNAFDKDYCIGHDSLQKPYEFDKRTSPHSAGSMYTTINDFSNFFTALLQKKGLSKKSIHEMFSPQIPILSKQQFGPNALLDDKTITNTKIFYGLGVGLLKTPYGYAFFKEGHSEGWGHYAIGFPEKGIGIIIMTNSDNGESIFKSLMETAIGNIYTPWYWENYTPLDQKLNNRAK encoded by the coding sequence ATGAAATCTATAAAAATCTTATTTTTTTCTTGTGTTTCTTTAGTTTTACTATTGTTTTCCCCAAGGCTTTCAGCACAAAGGATAAAGCGGCTAGATGGTTCTTCAATTCATTTCAACCAATTAGATCATACCATAAAAAAATTAATGGATACCGCAAAAGTAACAGGCTTATCTGTTGCTGTATTCAATAAGAACAAACCTATATTTATTAAAAGTTATGGTTATGCAGACCTTTCAGCACAAAAAAAGATGGATACTGCCACCATTTACTGGAGCTGCTCTTTGAGTAAAGCTGTATTTGCCTATATTGTTTTAAAAATGGTAGACAAAGGTATTATTAATCTTGACACCCCTTTAGTCCAATACCTAAAGAAGCCACTATATGAATATACTTTTACAAAGAAAACCCGAGGATATCAGGACATAAAAGAAGACAAAAGATACGAAAAGATCACAGCAAGAATGTGTCTGGATCATACAACCGGTCTGCCTAATTACAGAGGATTCGAAACTGATGGAAAACTAAGAATTAAATATGATCCGGGAACCAAGTTTAGTTACTCAGGGGAAGGAATGTATTTATTACAGTTTGTACTAGAGCAAATTACAGGCAAAGATTTTGAGTCTATTGCTCAGGAAGAAGCTTTTCGTCCTTTAATTATGAAAAACAGCAGTTATGTATGGCAGAATGCTTTTGATAAAGACTATTGTATTGGACATGATTCACTACAAAAGCCTTATGAATTCGACAAAAGGACTTCTCCCCATTCAGCAGGATCAATGTATACTACTATAAATGATTTTTCAAATTTCTTTACAGCCTTATTACAGAAAAAGGGGCTTTCAAAAAAAAGCATTCATGAAATGTTTTCTCCACAGATTCCTATTCTTTCCAAGCAACAGTTTGGTCCTAATGCTTTATTAGATGACAAAACGATTACTAATACCAAAATATTTTACGGATTAGGGGTAGGTCTACTTAAAACACCTTATGGCTATGCTTTCTTTAAAGAAGGCCATAGTGAAGGTTGGGGGCATTATGCTATTGGATTTCCGGAAAAAGGCATCGGCATCATTATTATGACCAACAGTGATAATGGAGAAAGCATTTTTAAATCCCTTATGGAGACTGCTATTGGTAATATATATACACCTTGGTACTGGGAAAATTATACCCCACTCGACCAAAAGCTAAATAATAGAGCTAAATAA
- the trxB gene encoding thioredoxin-disulfide reductase, which produces MENILDCVIVGSGPAGFTAAIYAARADMKPELFTGLEPGGQLTTTTEVENFPGYPSGITGPEMMMDLQKQAERFETKVHYEMISTVEFAKEAGGVHKLSTGSREILAKTVIISTGATAKYLGLDDEKKYSGGGVSACATCDGFFYKGKDVVVVGAGDTAAEEATYLSKICNKVIMLVRKDHFRASKAMVHRVMNTSNIEVKFNHELVAIEGENNLVERAVAINNVTNEKSTIDVHGIFIAIGHKPNTEVFGGQLDLDENGYILTEKGSTRTNLPGVFAAGDVQDHIYRQAITAAGSGCMAAMDAEKYLSGLEHVEN; this is translated from the coding sequence ATGGAAAATATTTTAGATTGTGTGATCGTGGGCTCTGGGCCTGCAGGATTTACAGCAGCTATTTACGCTGCAAGAGCAGACATGAAGCCAGAACTTTTTACCGGACTTGAGCCGGGAGGGCAATTAACTACAACAACCGAAGTAGAAAACTTTCCGGGATATCCGTCAGGAATTACAGGACCTGAAATGATGATGGATTTGCAAAAGCAAGCGGAGCGTTTTGAAACTAAAGTTCACTATGAGATGATTAGCACTGTAGAATTTGCTAAAGAAGCAGGTGGTGTACACAAGCTAAGCACAGGTAGCCGTGAAATACTGGCTAAAACTGTAATTATTTCTACAGGAGCAACAGCTAAATATCTTGGATTAGACGACGAGAAAAAATACAGTGGTGGAGGTGTGTCTGCTTGTGCTACTTGCGATGGTTTCTTTTACAAAGGAAAAGATGTTGTTGTTGTAGGAGCAGGAGATACTGCTGCTGAAGAGGCTACTTATCTGTCTAAGATATGTAATAAGGTGATTATGTTAGTTCGTAAAGATCATTTCCGAGCTTCTAAAGCTATGGTTCATCGTGTAATGAATACTTCTAATATCGAAGTGAAATTCAATCATGAATTAGTGGCTATTGAAGGTGAAAATAATCTTGTAGAAAGAGCTGTAGCAATTAATAATGTTACCAATGAGAAATCTACAATAGATGTTCATGGTATTTTCATCGCTATTGGTCATAAGCCTAATACAGAAGTTTTTGGTGGCCAGCTTGATTTGGATGAAAATGGTTATATCCTTACAGAAAAAGGATCTACCAGAACAAATCTTCCTGGTGTATTTGCAGCAGGTGATGTTCAGGATCATATCTATAGACAGGCAATTACAGCAGCTGGAAGTGGTTGTATGGCGGCGATGGATGCCGAGAAATATCTTAGCGGCCTTGAGCATGTTGAGAATTAA
- the holA gene encoding DNA polymerase III subunit delta: MKDLENILKNIKNKAFQPIYFFHGEEPYFTDVAIKSLENDVLTEDEKAFNQTVVYGKDTSYGEVLSLARQYPMMGDKQLIIVKEAQDLKLNEEEGDILLKYIEQPVESTILVFAHKYKKVDSRKKFVKQLDKNNWLYYSEPVKDYQLATWIQQQIQTFGIKTAPNISHLLAEYLGNDLSRISNELNKLKLILKPGEELDGKLVELHIGISKDYNVFELQKALGVKDTERSMKIAYYMGKNVKTNPLLLIIGNLFNYFNNILMYHAMRGQPAAAMASAMGVNPYFLKDYEQSAKFYPMKHATRIISVLREMDMKSKGLGAHNTDDAELLTEMVYKILNVDKTKVKV; encoded by the coding sequence ATGAAAGATTTAGAAAACATCCTCAAAAATATTAAAAATAAGGCATTTCAGCCTATCTATTTTTTTCATGGTGAAGAACCTTATTTTACAGATGTCGCAATAAAATCACTGGAAAATGATGTGCTGACAGAAGATGAAAAAGCTTTTAATCAGACCGTAGTATACGGGAAAGATACTTCTTATGGTGAGGTCCTTTCACTTGCAAGACAATATCCTATGATGGGAGATAAGCAGTTGATTATTGTAAAAGAAGCCCAGGATCTGAAATTAAATGAAGAGGAGGGTGATATTCTGTTAAAATATATAGAACAACCTGTAGAATCTACCATTCTGGTATTTGCCCATAAATATAAAAAAGTTGATTCTCGTAAGAAATTTGTAAAACAACTTGATAAAAATAACTGGCTGTATTACAGTGAGCCAGTAAAGGATTATCAGTTAGCAACCTGGATTCAACAACAGATTCAGACTTTTGGAATTAAAACCGCTCCGAATATTTCTCATCTTCTTGCTGAATATTTGGGGAATGATTTATCTAGAATCTCTAATGAACTCAATAAGCTAAAATTAATTCTGAAACCAGGAGAAGAACTGGATGGAAAGTTGGTAGAGCTTCATATAGGAATTAGTAAAGATTATAATGTTTTTGAACTTCAAAAGGCCTTAGGAGTAAAAGATACTGAAAGATCCATGAAGATTGCTTATTATATGGGGAAGAATGTTAAAACTAATCCTTTGCTATTGATTATAGGAAATCTATTCAATTACTTCAATAATATATTAATGTATCATGCCATGCGCGGGCAGCCTGCTGCTGCTATGGCTTCGGCGATGGGTGTAAATCCATATTTTTTGAAAGACTATGAACAGTCTGCTAAATTTTATCCGATGAAGCATGCGACGCGTATTATTTCTGTTTTGCGGGAAATGGATATGAAGAGTAAAGGCTTAGGAGCTCATAATACAGATGATGCAGAGTTGCTTACCGAGATGGTTTATAAGATACTAAATGTAGATAAAACAAAGGTAAAAGTATAA
- a CDS encoding type I restriction enzyme HsdR N-terminal domain-containing protein translates to MQLPKLNFSKQFDFQFRQDKDKFFIYDVLRKKYLLLTPEEWVRQHWIQHFLSLNTYAPSALIAEKKIELNGLTKRIDLLVTEKTQPKILIECKAPQIKLTEKTFEQTARYNSVLGAGEIILSNGLQHIYASLTQNGYQFSNFGT, encoded by the coding sequence ATGCAACTGCCTAAACTTAATTTCAGTAAACAATTTGATTTTCAATTCAGGCAGGACAAAGATAAGTTTTTTATTTATGATGTACTGCGCAAAAAATACCTTTTGCTTACTCCTGAAGAGTGGGTACGCCAGCACTGGATCCAACACTTTCTCAGCCTGAACACCTATGCTCCTTCAGCTCTTATCGCCGAAAAAAAAATAGAATTAAATGGACTCACCAAAAGGATAGACTTGTTGGTTACCGAAAAGACTCAACCCAAAATTCTTATAGAATGTAAAGCTCCGCAGATAAAACTTACCGAAAAAACTTTTGAACAAACTGCTCGTTATAATTCTGTACTAGGGGCAGGGGAAATTATTTTAAGTAACGGTTTACAACATATTTACGCAAGCTTAACACAAAATGGTTATCAGTTTAGTAATTTTGGTACATAG
- a CDS encoding HAD family hydrolase: MIIKNIIFDFGGVLMDWNPKYLYQNVFSTDEEMNYFLDHIATLKWNAEQDRGRSFQEATEILQNQYPEFSKEIALYYSQWPVMLKGAIEENVNILRNLHGRYQLYGLTNWSAESFPYAYKNYDFFSLFNGIIVSGEEKLIKPDERIYELLLNRYNLNASECLFIDDNYENIRTAQAMDFNTIHLTPETILREELQKFNI, encoded by the coding sequence ATGATTATTAAGAATATTATATTTGACTTTGGCGGCGTCCTTATGGACTGGAATCCCAAATATCTCTATCAGAATGTCTTCAGCACAGACGAAGAAATGAATTACTTTTTGGATCATATCGCTACACTAAAATGGAATGCGGAACAAGACCGCGGACGCAGTTTTCAGGAAGCTACAGAAATATTACAAAATCAATACCCTGAATTTTCAAAAGAAATAGCTCTATACTATAGCCAGTGGCCAGTAATGTTAAAAGGAGCTATTGAAGAAAATGTAAATATACTTCGTAATCTGCATGGCCGATATCAACTCTATGGCCTTACCAACTGGTCAGCTGAATCCTTTCCTTACGCTTATAAAAATTATGACTTCTTCAGTCTTTTCAATGGTATAATAGTGTCCGGAGAAGAAAAGCTTATTAAGCCCGATGAACGGATTTATGAGCTTTTACTAAACCGATATAACCTCAACGCTTCGGAATGTCTTTTCATAGATGATAATTATGAAAACATCAGAACTGCACAGGCAATGGACTTTAATACTATCCATCTGACTCCGGAAACAATTCTTCGGGAAGAATTGCAAAAATTCAACATATAA
- a CDS encoding cytochrome c, translated as MKVRTPISVYIVLTFCLIALAFEMFAPEVHYLTSPYFWVVVIMSALLLLIVSSLQDLVENENFKKLTDEEKKLYLEQKKIPFLRRLWNSAVKKQSQKEETDLIIDHGFDGITELDNALPKWWIGLFYFGNIFCVIYMLAYVFTDYAHQDAEYEKEHKTMLASIEEYEKTAPKITLETAKYDPSNIAEGEQLFKTNCATCHSEGGKGGIGPNLTDNHWINVKEKDVFHNVFWMLENGSPNNPTMRPFIKDGTISGRDAEKIAAYVYHINQETPPVKVEQGGASPQGEEVKWEK; from the coding sequence ATGAAAGTAAGAACACCGATTTCAGTTTATATAGTACTTACATTCTGTCTGATAGCTTTAGCTTTCGAGATGTTTGCTCCCGAAGTTCATTATCTTACATCTCCCTATTTCTGGGTTGTAGTGATTATGTCAGCCTTACTATTGCTGATAGTGAGCTCCCTTCAGGATCTTGTAGAAAATGAAAACTTTAAGAAGTTAACTGATGAAGAGAAGAAGCTTTATCTGGAGCAGAAAAAGATTCCTTTTTTGCGAAGATTGTGGAATTCGGCTGTTAAAAAACAGTCTCAGAAAGAAGAAACAGATCTTATTATAGACCATGGTTTCGACGGGATTACAGAGTTGGATAATGCTTTGCCAAAATGGTGGATTGGTTTATTCTACTTCGGAAATATCTTTTGTGTGATTTATATGTTGGCTTATGTGTTCACAGATTATGCTCATCAGGATGCGGAATATGAAAAAGAACATAAAACAATGCTGGCTTCTATTGAAGAATATGAGAAAACAGCACCAAAAATAACACTTGAAACTGCTAAATATGATCCTTCTAATATTGCTGAAGGGGAGCAGTTATTCAAAACCAATTGTGCAACCTGTCATTCGGAAGGAGGTAAAGGCGGAATAGGACCAAACCTGACAGACAATCATTGGATTAATGTAAAAGAAAAAGATGTATTTCATAATGTATTCTGGATGCTGGAAAATGGATCTCCTAATAATCCAACGATGAGACCATTTATCAAAGATGGTACAATCTCCGGTAGGGATGCAGAAAAGATTGCAGCTTATGTATACCATATTAATCAGGAAACTCCTCCTGTGAAGGTTGAGCAAGGAGGAGCTTCCCCTCAGGGAGAAGAGGTTAAGTGGGAAAAATAA